The Centroberyx gerrardi isolate f3 chromosome 12, fCenGer3.hap1.cur.20231027, whole genome shotgun sequence genome has a window encoding:
- the LOC139924745 gene encoding hairy/enhancer-of-split related with YRPW motif protein 1-like codes for MKRSHNYSSSDSDLDDNVEVEKDSGDENGQLDSPHDSMSPSTTTQVQARKRRRGIIEKRRRDRINNSLSELRRLVPSAFEKQGSAKLEKAEILQMTVDHLKMLHASGGKGYFEAHALAKDYRSLGFRECLAETARYLSIIEGRDSADPLRVRLVSHLSNYASQREVHTGLGHLAWGSAYGTAPAHLAHPLLLQHPQGRTPASRSSSSPPSSSSSSTSSASSTEASVTSRLSVMPPAESLRVPPNGSLPLSLPVPTSKLSPPLLSSLSSLSAFPLSFGAFPLVSPTALSPVGPSSTLSKPYRPWGTEIGAF; via the exons AATTATAGTTCATCCGATAGCGACCTGGACGACAATGTTGAGGTGGAGAAAGATAGTGGAGACGAAAATGG TCAACTTGATTCTCCTCACGACTCGATGTCACCCTCCACAACCACTCAAGTTCAAGCTAGGAAACGGCGCAGAGGG ATTATAGAGAAACGGCGACGTGACCGCATCAACAACAGCCTGTCAGAGCTGAGAAGATTGGTGCCAAGTGCTTTTGAGAAACAG GGATCAGCTAAATTGGAAAAGGCAGAAATATTGCAGATGACTGTGGACCATCTGAAGATGCTTCATGCTTCTGGTGGCAAAG GTTACTTTGAGGCTCACGCTCTGGCCAAGGATTACCGCAGCCTGGGCTTCAGGGAGTGTCTGGCAGAGACGGCTCGCTACCTGAGTATCATAGAAGGCCGGGACAGTGCAGACCCCCTCCGGGTGCGCTTGGTCTCCCACCTCAGCAACTACGCCTCTCAGAGGGAGGTGCACACTGGACTCGGACACTTAGCCTGGGGCTCTGCCTATGGGACTGCCCCCGCCCATCTagcccaccccctcctcctacAGCACCCTCAAGGCAGGACACCTGCATCCAGAAGCAGCAGTagcccaccctcctcctcttcctcctccacgtCTTCCGCCTCCTCCACTGAGGCATCTGTGACATCCAGACTGAGTGTGATGCCCCCCGCGGAGTCCCTCAGGGTGCCTCCCAACGGCTCCCTGCCCCTCAGTCTGCCTGTGCCAACTTCCAAGCTCTCGCCGCcgctcctctcatccctctcctcgCTTTCagccttccccctctccttcggTGCTTTCCCTCTGGTCTCCCCGACGGCCCTCAGCCCGGTgggcccctcctccaccctgtcAAAGCCTTACAGGCCTTGGGGCACAGAGATAGGAGCCTTCTGA
- the stmn2a gene encoding stathmin-2a isoform X2, whose protein sequence is MAKTATAYKEKMKELSVLSLICSCFYPETRKLVCEFEDMEVKPINKRASGQAFEVILKPLSPVSDVAHSLPSPPKRDISLDDIQKKLEAAEDRRRSQEAHVLRALAEKREHERDVLLKAMEENSNFSKMAEEKLQLKMDQIKENRDAHMAAMMERLQEKERHADGVRRNKELREEVTA, encoded by the exons ATGGCTAAAACAGCAACCG CATACAAAGAGAAGATGAAGGAGCTGTCTGTTCTCTCCCTCATCTGCTCCTGCTTCTACCCAGAGACACGCAAGCTAGTCTGTGAGTTTGAAG ACATGGAGGTGAAGCCCATAAACAAGCGAGCCTCTGGCCAGGCCTTTGAGGTGATCCTTAAGCCTCTATCCCCAGTATCAGATGTAGCCCACAGCCTGCCCTCGCCCCCTAAGAGGGATATCTCCCTGGACGACATCCAGAAGAAACTGGAGGCTGCTGAGGATCGGAGGAGG TCCCAGGAGGCCCATGTGCTGAGGGCCCTTGCAGAGAAGCGAGAGCATGAGAGGGACGTGCTGCTGAAGGCCATGGAAGAGAACAGCAACTTCAGCAAGATGGCCGAGGAGAAGCTCCAGCTGAAGATGGACCAGATCAAGGAGAACCGCGATGCCCACATGGCGGCCATGATGGAGCGTCTGCAAGAGAAG GAGAGACATGCGGACGGGGTGCGCAGGAACAAAGAGCTGAGGGAAGAGGTGACAGCATGA
- the stmn2a gene encoding stathmin-2a isoform X1 encodes MAKTATAYKEKMKELSVLSLICSCFYPETRKLVCEFEGMDQLLLCFSFGSNMEVKPINKRASGQAFEVILKPLSPVSDVAHSLPSPPKRDISLDDIQKKLEAAEDRRRSQEAHVLRALAEKREHERDVLLKAMEENSNFSKMAEEKLQLKMDQIKENRDAHMAAMMERLQEKERHADGVRRNKELREEVTA; translated from the exons ATGGCTAAAACAGCAACCG CATACAAAGAGAAGATGAAGGAGCTGTCTGTTCTCTCCCTCATCTGCTCCTGCTTCTACCCAGAGACACGCAAGCTAGTCTGTGAGTTTGAAGGTATGGATCAACTCTtactttgcttttcttttggATCAA ACATGGAGGTGAAGCCCATAAACAAGCGAGCCTCTGGCCAGGCCTTTGAGGTGATCCTTAAGCCTCTATCCCCAGTATCAGATGTAGCCCACAGCCTGCCCTCGCCCCCTAAGAGGGATATCTCCCTGGACGACATCCAGAAGAAACTGGAGGCTGCTGAGGATCGGAGGAGG TCCCAGGAGGCCCATGTGCTGAGGGCCCTTGCAGAGAAGCGAGAGCATGAGAGGGACGTGCTGCTGAAGGCCATGGAAGAGAACAGCAACTTCAGCAAGATGGCCGAGGAGAAGCTCCAGCTGAAGATGGACCAGATCAAGGAGAACCGCGATGCCCACATGGCGGCCATGATGGAGCGTCTGCAAGAGAAG GAGAGACATGCGGACGGGGTGCGCAGGAACAAAGAGCTGAGGGAAGAGGTGACAGCATGA